From one Dyella sp. 2HG41-7 genomic stretch:
- a CDS encoding efflux transporter outer membrane subunit, translating into MRLHILAAAVGLTFALAGCATSGGLHPNGSLTDPSSLKAERSLANVNVSEAAWPKDDWWTGLGDPQLNTLIAEALRDNPSLVEADARARQAQAAANAADASRQPSASVGASFAEARIPTSIPALGNGHVGAAKYVYGSFKWDLDLWGGQRAVWEASVGQLRAAEVDAQAARIELSTNLARAYVQLGYAFAQQDVATAELKRANDARDLTRQRVSAGIDNQMQLKQSDSEVASAEGQKAQADRAVDASRSALSVLLGKGPDRGLDIARPQLLPPTALSVPSNLPVELVGHRADLVAARWNVEAASKNIKAAKTEFLPNVNIGAMAGLINLGGANLFSLQNRFYEAAPAISLPIFDGGRRRANLNSKDAQYDLAVAHYNKTLVSAVNEVSDDYDAIASSQQEIAAQQRALDAANDAWKLAEQRYKAGIGSYLEALSVRQELLAAEQRMAALQAQQSDLNVQLIQALGGGFRPQADAEQLSSK; encoded by the coding sequence ATGCGTCTGCACATTCTTGCGGCTGCTGTCGGACTGACCTTCGCTCTTGCCGGCTGCGCGACCAGCGGCGGCTTGCATCCGAACGGATCGCTGACCGATCCGTCGTCGCTCAAAGCCGAGCGCAGTCTAGCGAACGTCAACGTATCCGAAGCCGCCTGGCCGAAGGACGATTGGTGGACGGGCCTGGGCGATCCCCAGCTCAACACGCTGATCGCCGAAGCGTTGCGCGATAACCCGAGTCTGGTCGAAGCCGATGCGCGCGCGCGTCAGGCGCAAGCCGCCGCCAACGCGGCCGATGCGTCGCGCCAGCCGTCGGCAAGCGTGGGCGCCAGCTTCGCCGAAGCGCGCATTCCCACCTCCATTCCCGCGCTCGGAAACGGTCACGTCGGCGCCGCCAAATACGTGTACGGCAGCTTCAAGTGGGATCTGGATTTGTGGGGCGGTCAGCGCGCCGTGTGGGAAGCTTCTGTGGGCCAGCTGCGCGCCGCGGAAGTGGATGCGCAAGCTGCGCGCATCGAATTGTCGACCAATCTTGCGCGCGCTTACGTGCAACTCGGCTATGCGTTCGCGCAGCAGGATGTTGCGACTGCCGAATTGAAGCGCGCGAACGACGCGCGCGATCTCACGCGGCAACGTGTGTCGGCCGGCATCGACAATCAGATGCAGCTCAAGCAAAGCGATTCGGAAGTGGCGAGTGCGGAAGGGCAGAAGGCGCAAGCCGATCGCGCCGTCGACGCATCGCGTTCGGCGTTGTCGGTGTTGCTCGGCAAAGGACCGGATCGCGGTTTGGATATCGCGCGTCCGCAATTGCTGCCGCCGACTGCGTTGAGCGTTCCGTCCAATCTGCCGGTGGAATTGGTTGGTCATCGCGCCGATCTGGTCGCGGCGCGTTGGAATGTCGAAGCCGCAAGCAAAAATATCAAAGCGGCGAAGACGGAATTCCTGCCGAACGTCAACATCGGTGCAATGGCGGGCCTGATCAATCTGGGCGGCGCTAATTTGTTCTCGCTGCAGAATCGCTTTTACGAAGCGGCGCCCGCGATCAGCCTGCCCATCTTCGACGGCGGTCGTCGCCGCGCGAATTTGAACAGCAAAGACGCGCAATACGATCTCGCCGTCGCGCATTACAACAAGACGCTTGTGTCCGCCGTCAACGAAGTGTCCGACGACTACGACGCCATCGCTTCCTCGCAACAGGAAATCGCCGCGCAGCAACGCGCGCTCGATGCCGCCAACGATGCGTGGAAGCTGGCCGAACAACGTTACAAAGCCGGCATCGGCAGTTATCTGGAAGCACTCAGCGTGCGCCAGGAATTGCTCGCTGCCGAACAGCGCATGGCCGCCCTGCAAGCGCAGCAAAGCGACCTCAATGTGCAATTGATCCAGGCGCTCGGCGGCGGATTCCGTCCGCAAGCCGACGCCGAACAACTCTCTTCCAAATAA
- a CDS encoding MarR family transcriptional regulator gives MNTGPLVTPTSQESLGVLIGLVRAELVRGIEAEIAAKGLDLRFTQFLILKRLAVLGPMSATELARSVELDGGAMTRQLDQLEGRGYLRRCPHEQDRRALRIELTDAGRALWQQLTGCNERVLDAAQKTLSEIEREQLHDYLSRVLLALRERK, from the coding sequence ATGAATACCGGACCGCTCGTTACCCCTACCAGCCAGGAAAGCCTTGGCGTGCTGATCGGCCTCGTCCGCGCAGAGTTGGTGCGCGGCATCGAGGCGGAAATCGCCGCCAAGGGCCTGGATCTCCGCTTCACTCAGTTTCTGATCCTCAAGCGTCTTGCCGTGCTCGGGCCGATGTCGGCGACCGAGCTGGCGCGCTCGGTGGAACTGGACGGCGGCGCCATGACGCGCCAGCTCGATCAGCTTGAGGGCAGGGGGTATCTGCGTCGTTGCCCGCACGAGCAGGATCGACGCGCATTGCGTATCGAACTCACCGACGCCGGCAGAGCGCTGTGGCAACAACTCACCGGTTGCAACGAACGCGTGCTGGACGCGGCGCAGAAAACGCTGAGCGAAATTGAGCGCGAGCAGCTGCACGATTATCTGAGTCGTGTGTTGCTTGCGTTGCGGGAAAGAAAATAA
- a CDS encoding helix-turn-helix transcriptional regulator: MQRTKQELYELIERLDGPGVIAYWDDGEAISEYKQETQQYDWHSHARGQFFCVESGLVHVHTAHGSWLLPPHRAGWMPPGELHKVSISGPLTGWGVFLHPDSSPCLPSTPCVIGVNPVMRELVHRASSWTWIDELNERQERVMAVLLDEIRHAPHEPLHLPMPIDRRLLRIAQAVLEQPQDNRSLEDWAAWAGLSARTLSRLFRAETALSFAQWRQQARLTKGLEQLADGHPVAAVADGLGYASTSAFIAMFRRCFGHPPARYFGQRAA; encoded by the coding sequence ATGCAGCGGACAAAACAGGAGCTCTACGAGCTGATCGAGCGCCTGGATGGGCCGGGCGTTATTGCTTATTGGGATGACGGCGAAGCCATCAGCGAATACAAGCAAGAAACCCAGCAATACGACTGGCACAGTCATGCGCGCGGGCAATTTTTCTGCGTGGAAAGCGGCCTCGTTCACGTCCATACCGCGCACGGCTCGTGGCTGCTGCCGCCGCATCGCGCCGGCTGGATGCCACCCGGCGAACTGCACAAAGTCAGCATCAGCGGTCCGCTTACCGGCTGGGGCGTGTTTCTTCATCCCGACTCCAGCCCGTGTCTGCCCAGCACCCCGTGCGTGATCGGCGTAAACCCTGTGATGCGCGAGCTGGTGCATCGCGCCAGCTCGTGGACCTGGATCGACGAACTCAACGAGCGCCAGGAGCGGGTGATGGCGGTGTTGCTGGACGAGATCCGCCATGCTCCCCACGAACCGTTGCATCTGCCGATGCCGATCGATCGCCGCCTGCTGCGCATCGCCCAAGCCGTGCTGGAGCAACCGCAGGACAACCGCAGCTTGGAAGACTGGGCCGCCTGGGCAGGTCTTTCCGCACGCACGCTCAGCCGCTTGTTCCGGGCGGAAACCGCGCTGAGTTTTGCGCAATGGCGCCAGCAGGCGCGGCTGACCAAAGGACTTGAACAGCTAGCGGACGGGCACCCCGTCGCGGCGGTCGCCGATGGGTTGGGCTACGCCAGCACGAGCGCCTTTATCGCCATGTTTCGGCGCTGTTTCGGCCATCCGCCGGCACGGTATTTCGGTCAGCGCGCTGCGTAA